The Pygocentrus nattereri isolate fPygNat1 chromosome 12, fPygNat1.pri, whole genome shotgun sequence genome includes the window AGTCCCTCGAAACAAAGAGAACAGATGAGTCGTGAGTAGCTTCATGTGCATGGGAACTGAaaacaagaagctgctgctctgcactgtttatttatttataccaaCATTTGGATGCTCTCATGCCCGgtattaaataaacatgttgAAAACCTGATAAGTTTTGCCGTACATACATTTGCCCAGAGGAACTTCTAAACTAGGAGGTTGACGAGGAGTCAAAACATGAATATTGCTGCATGCAATACAGCACAGCTGTGCAATCAAATGATACCAGGCAACTGGACAACCCACCAAGATAGATTTCTCAGGTGTGGTAATTAAGCTGCTCTGGCGGTTTTAGGCTACATTGTTGTTCTATAATGGTGTAAAGTTTATTAATAGGCTAAGTTTCAATGGGCAGGAGTACTAGCTTGCTTGTAGCATGTATGCAGCAATGTTTGACTGCTAAACTACCTTGTAACTTGTAAGATGATCCAAATGTTTGCAGTATACAAAACCACCAATCATCATCAAAACCAATCAGACTTCTTGAAAATAACTATAAACATTAAGTAATATTACTCAACAGCAGCAGTCTCAATATACATCAATCCTATAATCCTAAAACCACTTTCTTGTTTCtttgctcattgtccattttatcagctccacttactgtataggtgcactttatagttctacagttacagactgtagtccatctgtttctctttatactttgttaaccccctttACCTCGTTTCTGAATGATCAGACCACCCCCCCACAGGACCCCTACAGagtgttggatcattctcagcactgcaatgacactgacgtgctggtggtggtgtgagtgtgtgttgcgctggtctgagtggatcagacaaagcagtgctgctggagtttttaaacacttcagtgtcactgctggactgagaatagtccagctactaaaaaatatccagccaacagcgtcctgtgggcagcatcctgtgaccactgataaagcactagaggatgaccaacacaaactgcacagcagatgagctgtcgtctctaactttacatctacaaggtggaccgaccaggtagcagtgtctaacagagtggacagtgagtggacacagtgtttaagaactccagcagcgctgctgtgtctgatccactcagaccagctctgataaaatggacaatgagcatagaaaaaAAGGTGGTGGTCTCAATGTTATGGCTAATTGGTGGTCTCTCTCACATTAATCATCACTGATCACTTACTGTTAAGCCTTTAACCGGTTAGACAGTAGATGCCATTAACACAAATCGATGTTGATGGTTTTTTGGTTGGTGAAGCTGAAGGTCCGAAGCACCACTTATTAAACCCTTCATGAGCAAGGAAAGCACTAACATGTGAAGATCTGTGAACCTCCACGGGCGTTTGAGGCCGCGTCGCAGTCTCGGTTTGAAGGTTTTTAACGTCTTTTTACTTCAGCCAAAGCAACAACTTTAAGCGAGTGTGGTAAATACTGATAATGAGCCGATACTGGCTAATACCGCATGTTTATTAACAGTATATCATCTTCAGAACAGCACTTATGTCACTCTTCAGCGCCTTTTAGAGAACTACATTAACTACAGACATTAGCTTCAGCTTGAGGtactgacactgacacaatTCTGAAGCAGTTCAACAACGTTTCTATTCTAAAACGGTTCGCTTAAGTAACGTTAACGTTACTTTGCTAGTGAATGTGGACGAACAGCCTGCGTTAACGTTCCCGTCGCCTCACCGGCTGACGTTAGCCTCAAGTAAACGTTAGCCAGTTAGCGACCGAGCGCCTTAACGTTTGTGTTGATATAGAGAAACTCTGCCCTGTTTACACTCTTTAGTCAACGGTGCACATAAACTAAGGCGTTTACTGCGATGAGTCCGAGGCGTAAGTTGCACCTTTTCGCAAGGAAACGTCAAACGAGCTTGTTTGTTCGCCGTGTTTACCTGCAGCGCCGCTCAGACTCTGAATCTCCCTCCTTTCGCAGTTCGAAGCTGTTGGTCTTTCTCCGTTTACGCGACGCTTTGAGTCACTGCGGACCAAAGCGCGCCCCCTGCCGGCCGGTGTACAGTCAGAGccgctttaaaggggaataccaccgatttttcaaaatctctgaacaATTCAGTCCTTGAGACGCGGTCAGTCGGGTGGTTTGACATGAACCGGTTATTTGAAGAGCAACTTACAGACTCGAATTTCTTTACCGtgggggtcaccatgtctacaacacaacgtagtcattttaattactatccaaaaccaccagtgaacctacatctGCCTTCAGTTTTTGGGGAACTTGTTCGCCTCttaacgccctgcatgtacccctcagccacacacacacacaccggtcactgggcaaaaggcaggatacaccctgggcaggtcgTCTGTGCATCACAGGGCCCCCCCACCAcgaatggatttttaaaaaatgattaaaatacattttaaacctaAACTTCACcacaaaactacacaaaaaacaacgtctcagacatcaggcagtgaattcctAACAATTCCATGTAATAACCTTCTACGAGGGACATTTCAGAGGtgggcgtctggttcctatcaccaccactgtgaacaattctgagtttCTATACAacgaagttttttttttttttttaaattcggtggagttccccttcaaggGAAGTCTGGTCATATATACTCGCTTACTCTTATGCAGCACGCCAGGGCCGCCCTCGAGGGAGTCCTAAATGAAAGGGGTGAATGGAGTCAGGGAACTTGTAGAAAGGAGAATTACCGCTCTGCGGTGTCTTCTGGTTTTCCCAaacgctagggggcgctcccgagtgagtccaaaatgaatgggttgatatggagcatttgagcaaaatcatagtttatgtatgcttaaacatttttaatgtaaaagaataaaataatttcctgaacagtgaatatcataaaacattttaacaccgtttttatattttaagagcttttaaactcgagctataggagatTAAAACAGCGCCTAGTGTacgtccatgacgtcagtgagcgcgaacagccaatgagctgctccgctcgccaatcaatcatcacgctctaacagtaaagccccgcctcctgctgcccaaaactcGTTTGCTGtcgaaaaaagaaaatataaaggcgagttttctttgtttttagtgaaatacaccCTTCTACTTTCTGAAACTAAAGTTCTGAAACGAAAGTTCTGggaaagtgattagaaactattttaacgtTTCGTTTTTAGCAGTTGAGCTCCtttcactcccattcactgaggactcgctcgcggcCGCCCTCTGCTGATTAGCAGTCCTGTCAGTGATTTAACGGGAGGAAtcggaagtggccaggctcctcacaACCCGGCTCTGATGGAGctaaactaaattaaactaaactaaactctTAGTCAGAACCTGGAATTTCCAGTGATTCCGCCAAGACGTGAAAGACACGTATGAACGCACCCCTCCAACACGCTTAAATCTCTAACTCAGTCTGTGAGGTCAGTCTGTGAAGAGGCGTGAATACATGCACATTTGCCAAGTATTATAAGAAAACCTTAAAAGTTAAACCTCCCAAACGCCCATTTGCCTTATATCCACGAAGTGCTTTAAaagggaactccaccaatttttctaagATCCCACATAATctaatggttgagatgtaaacaggttCATtgagagcagtttggtgtgaaacgctctgttctagaggaaCTTACTGAGTGAGAagagttcacagtggtggtgataggaaccagacgtccacctttaaAATCTAACTCAATGGTTATAAATACTtggcctgatgtctgagatgctGCTTTAGAGTAAGTAGttttgtaataaaattttggcttaaaatgtattttgagtcattcatggtggaggagtacatgcagggtgttgtcaggcaaaatagtacccccaaaaactttgtttttcagatttgtgACTGTTTTACTATAAACAGCATAACGTATgacaactcagaagacacgtgtaggctcactggtgtATCTGGAGAGTGAATAACTTCTGTGTTGCAGGCACTGTGGCTCCTAGTTCCTATAACAACTGCTATAAAGaaagagtctgtaagtttctctgcaaatgaactatttcacaccaaaccactttaaTTGACTCTGCTTACGTCTCAAGTACTGAATTAGTCGGAAAATTTTAAAGATGgtactttttttaaagatgaatttaaaaattttttaaagATGGTGGGGTTCCCCTTTAAACAGAAACCCCTGTTTTGTCGTTTTGAAAAGTGGACTGATTTAGAAAAAAACTCCtgcaacaaaacaatgaaaaacatgaaacttACGACACAATTTTGACGTTTTCCTcctttttaactgaaaataaaacactattatGTTATTGCGTGTAGATTCATGAATGTTCTcctttattttatgtatatttggCGCCCCCTGGCGTTGGTTTGTATTACTGACGTCACCAATAATTAGTCTACAACTGtcagattatttttatttatgtcacaaattatttatcttatttttttgtgcatcaacaatgaattaataaaactaacaataaataaataaataaataaataagcaataaCGAGTTCCGCTTCCGCAGGCTGAGCTGTAGATGGTGACGTTGCGCTGGTGGACGTGTCGACTTCCTGCACCGCTTCACTGTGAGCCCCGCCCCGCTCCGCTCCGACTCCGACTCGGCAGTGCAGCCCACCCGGACCTCAGTTTTCACCCCCCTCCGTCTGTGAAGAGCCACTGAAGAGATGTCCAGCTCCGAGGTCGATACCGCGACCCTCTGCCTGTTCGATGTTGACGGGACGTTGACGGCAGCTCGGCAGGTGAGCCTGAAGGTCTCAGTCCGAGTGAAGAGCGTCAGTAAACACGGGGGTCAGTCCTGCGCTGCTGTATCTGTGAACACGGCCTGATCCTCGATTACCTTTTACTTTAGTTTAGACGTGAAGTTGTTTTATAACTTGACTGTAAATATTGATCTATGAATCACTGAGACTATTAACTGTGGTTTAACTCGGTGCGCAGCGTTTCGTGGACCTTCGCTTTCCCACTGtctgaatgagaaactgaacgAACTAGTCAGGAGCTCAGAGCCACTCAATGTTGGGTGTGTTCACCTAAGACAGACGCGCGCAGTTTCGCtgattttaaagggcccatatcctctGTTGTCTCgggtttatttttttccactgttgcCCACTTATAACCTTAGTGGGCTTTCTCTACCAAAACCACAGTATCAATTCACGTTTTCATGGTGACTTTCTAACTTCTCTTTataattaaactgtttttgttgctgttctcTTGTCCCCTTTTCACTACAACATACATTTGAAAGTCTCTAGGTTATATGGTACATTAATATAGGAAGCAAGATTGGTGACGATATTAAACTATTCCAGGCACTACGTCATTCGGGTTTGCTTATTACTGTGTGACAGCAAATTTCATCATATTCAGACACAGCTTGTAGgttgacatatgtaaatgaggtctgtcctgattggctgccctgtattgtgccatattcaaaaagcagtctgggctgaaacactggTTTTAACTTTAGTATGAaggggcggagctaaactgctgtaagccgaacaggtggatgtatgtaaatgtgacatcacagaaatggTGCATTCAAAGCTGTTTTGCGGCTTATTTTCTACATATAGACTCTACAGACTGGGCAGTGAACGGGGCATTCTGGAACTTTTGTCACAGTGTTTACACACTGCATCAGAAAAAAGGGCAGGAAATTAGCTTTCAACAATATGGGCCCTTAAAACAAAGGGAGAATCCCAAATGTCTTCTTGTTCCCTATGTAGTGCACATACGCCATGAAAGAATTGTGTCTATACCAAAATCCTGGACTATGGCTGCTTCTGAATAGTCTGAGTAAAACTGTTTCCTGTCTGCTTTCCTTGATTTTGCCTGGATTCAGTGAATATACTGACAGATCTAACTTCCCTGTGGATTCACATGACTACCAGATCAGGAAAACCAAGGAAatcagaaaggaaaagaaacaaattCTCTTCGGGTGCAGCCTACATATCCAACACAGACCATTCAGGATTCAGACTTTGGTCCAGTGAACAGGTTCAGTTCAGAGGGACCTAGGCCACTTCCCATTCCCATACTGGAATTTCCAGTTTTGATACACTGCTCTGGAAAGTGTCAGTATTCAATACGGCAGTAAGGGGGCGCTCTGCTGATTTCCAGccgagtttttaaaaaaatggctgaccacaataaatcatttttttcaacaGAGGATCATCCACAAACAACAGGCCTTTAAAATGACAGAATTAAAGAAATGATTCAGCAAAAAATCATGTGTACACAATTCTCTGTGTGCTCCCGATGCTGTcgatcagccaggacatgtttgatgttcatattttgcttcattaaaatgaccaaaacttTGCTGTGTAGCTAAAAATGCTGTGGGCAGCTGTTTTAGACAGcaggtgttgtgctgaattTCACTTCCCCCAGAATCCAACTCCGCTTCTGCATGCACAGCAGGCGGATATATGGATTCATTCTTTTAAATCTATGCAAATTtcactatatttaaaaaaaaaaaatcacagatgaATGTTTCTGTCTACGTGTAACACGGTAATATTCTAAAATAGATATGAATCAAACTGGACAGTGGCAGCTAAAATGTGCTAGAATGTTCAATCGCAGTGGCTTAACTTTCCAGGACCTCACtaatactctttttttttttcttttttttttttcacggCTGAAATCTATACATTTCCAGTTTTTAGAGATTTTCCTTGTCTGGAAACCCAGTGAATCTTTCAGGGATTCACATGGAATAAGGATTCACGTCCAGTTGGGAAAACGGGCTATTCCCCTCTTCTTATTTTCCTGAGATGAATAATGTTCcttgtgtatgtgtctgttttaGAAAGCGACTCCGCAGATGCAGCAGTTCTTGAGCAAACTGAGACAGCGAGTGAGAGTCGGCGTCGTCGGAGGCTCAGACTTGAGCAAGATCAAGGAGCAGCTGGGCGAAGATGGTGAGACACGTTCACAGTTCAGACTGTGTTTTATGTGTTCTGACCGGTTTGTGTTCACTAGCTGCTATGCTGTAATTTATCATGTCGTTCGTTACAGTTATTGAGCGCGTGGACTACGTTTTCGCTGAGAACGGTTTGGTCGCCTACAGATTTGGGCAGCTACACTCCATACAGGTAATGACGGACACTCCTAGTCACTGTTTCCAGCTGGGGAAGATATCAGTTTTGGTCAATTTGATGTCTCCCACCTGTTGGTTGTTGTTGGTACATTACAGTGTTTGTTTTCCATTCATCATAGTCTGCtgaacatatcactgctgttggaacaaaaccttgtatctccaaaattataactttacaggagaagcaaaaaacatactttacttgtaatgtaagtcaatggaaccagaattttttccaagtcattttgggctgtttctttgggtcccttcatcatgaaatttacccacaatgtaaagaccaaaaggcatttttaaactatgtcaaaaactcaaaagtaGCGATATTGTTGTTGGAagaacattacagtgatttatcctgtttctttttgttaatCATGTTTACTGAAGATGTGTAATGTGTTATGCAGTATTCTGTAGAGCGGCATTATATTCTCAGCTTCATCTGCTTTTTATATCCTCTCACCACACCATCCAATGCATTGTCAATACATCTTCCAGCAAGTGGTGATCCCTGTGATGTCACGAAGTCCTGACTACTTGTTtagccactgatctataggGTAGTAAATACAACCAGACTAACGTTACTGTAATGTTACTTGTTCATTGGTCCTCAAACAAaattgtaaagaaaatagtgatttgtatttttattcagtacAAAATAGGTGTAATTTTCGACCCTTTCAGCCATAAATAAGTCAGATTGAGGCGTGGTGTCTAGATAGTAGCTACCTAGCTAACTTGGGCTGTTAGCTTTTCTAAAGtcatttctattattatttcatatcaTTATTCTACTGATGATTTCACTGTAATGTCAACTTCCTAGCAGCGGTGTTAGTTATTTGGCTTCCTTCTGCATCCAccagctggaaaaaaaacatttcaaaacagccCACCCTTCAAAAAAcactcctcccaccttcaagatacatcattaGAAGGGGGTTTCTCCATCTTTAAACTGGACAATCTAACTCTGTTAACCACTCACTGCTGTTAAAACAAACCTCACATCTCCTCTTTTGTTTTTCGTTTTTtcgcataatttgaaaatgcttttcatcctttatattgtgtgtaaatttcacgatgaatagaccaaaaagaaacagcccaaaatgacttggaacaatgtctagttccattgacttacattaaaagtaaagtaagttttttgcttctcctgtaaagttaccattttggagatcttctgacaacagtgtaCTGCTGCACCACTACATCtgtttacagcacatttttctttttggctgGAGTTTCCCTTCAAGCTGGTACATCAGAATAACATGTTTTCAGTTAATGATGCTGCATTATTGTTTGTGCAATTCATTAGcaatctgtttcttttttcattagAGTATTCAGGCATATCTTGGGGAGGACATTCTACAAGACTTCATCAACTTCTGCTTAAACTACTTGGCAAAGATTAAACTGCCCAAGAAAAGGTCAGTGGAAATGGCAGACATGCAACACAGCCTTGATGGCATcgttaaaaatgataaaatccttttttattattattttataatgaataaaaacactaataaactAAAAACTTGTTGGTGCGGGCAAGTTTTCAGGATAAACAGTGGTGTGATATGTTGGTCATTAACCTCCCAGGGGGACGTTTATAGAGTTTCGGAACGGGATGCTGAACGTTTCTCCCATCGGCCGAAGTTGCAGCCAGCAGGAGCGGATAGAGTTCTTTGAGCTTGATAAGGTAACAATGTATTATATCTTATGGTGCTCATCTATAATGTACACTGTAAACATGATTCATCTGATTCACATTATCAGTTATTGTACGTCATAAACACCCAATCAGCACCTTTTACTCAtgatttttgtttacatcttttgaTTTAAAGTTAAATATCTCAGtgtgaatgcaaaacaaacCAGATGCAAAATCCAACTATGTACCGTTTTCTTTCTGGACAAAGGAAACAGAAATATAAGTATAAACACACCCTAAAAATGAtgctgatatttaaaaaaaatgatgacaGTATTTACGAATTCTGACGTTTCAAATTTCTAGCTCTTAGAAAACCTCGAAAAGGGTGTCAATATAGGGAAAACgtattttgtgttctttttacTATGTGGATCATttttataaatcattttaaataattcaaGAAAAAGAGAATTAAATTGTTAATCGAAGTTATTTATGATAATTAAGCGTCAGCTAAAGCGTCAATATCATGACATTAGTTTTGTTGGATAGTATGATATCTTCAAAACCCTGCCAAACTTTTGCTGAAGTTTCTGTCTCTTCTTGCCCTCCTGTAGAAAGAAAAGATCCGAGAGAAGTTTGTGGCTGTTTTAAAAGAAGAGTTTGCTGGAAAGGGACTGGCTTTTTCCATtggtgagtgtgtttatgttgaTGTTGCTTGTAATGCCCCTAATAGtggtttgtttttaatattccTGGGAAGTGTGAAGACGAGTTTGTGTCTGTTTACTATAGGAGGGCAGATCAGCTTCGACGTGTTTCCTGAAGGCTGGGATAAGCGGTACTGTTTAGGCATTGTGGAGCAGGACTCCTACAAAACCATCCATTTCTTTGGAGACAAAACCAAGCCAGTAAGTAGAACACAAGAGGGGCCATGGTTTTATTCATGCTAACACAGTCTGGAGAGTTGAAATGCTTCTCTACAAGAAGCCCAGAACATTATTTACTAaatcatatctccaaaatggtaactttacaggatgaggtcattttcacacagtctaaaggacaacagatattttcaatttatgtcaaaaactgaaaaacgacaaaaatggaaatacgaggttttcttccaacgacagtgatatatatttttaatattgacATTTTTCTGCCAAAAATACAAGTGACCTGTTACAGCGAAGGTAGAAAAGTTGACTCGAACATTGGACACGCTGTTTACAATGTCATCTAATGCATTTGCATTGCTTGAACACCAAAGTCTGCGAACAGTCAGCACCAATCAACCCCTCACTCCAACACTCCTCCTTTCTTCTAGCTCTTGTGTTTTTAGCAAATACATCCACTGTATTTCTTAAAGTGTGCTTAAAGATTAACAGCATCATAGGCTTTATTCACACTGCAGGgcaaatgaatattttttttgtaaagcctGATTTAGGCCCTGTCTCATTTCACTCCTTGGCCCCACCACTTCGCCCATAGCCCCTCCGTTTTGTGCATTCACTTCTAGGCGGTAGGTTTTCTGATTGTtattgagatggaggggtaggacAAAGTGTTTTTCAGCAATATGGCtgcacaagtgaccaaagaaacccacaaatatgaatattttctaTGTTAAAAAAGtcaccattgtattatcttagtttaatgttgtttgaatagtatgctaatgtcttgaTAACTAGCTTGCTAAGTTTtcaggtccaccttaaatagtccagcagggttgacgcctgaagcgctagaatgtaacagctgctccatttaaggtggagcgggaaaattcaaacaaggagctggtgaatagctgacttaagcttcatatcactgaagaattaggggtgggcgaaAACAAATAACTGTTGCATCTCCCTccttgaaggcatatgatgccctaaaagtaactaaagcccagcagtgaagaGCCGAACTTCaccctctgctgtcactgcagacgggcagggtcgcctataGAGCAGTgccagtagctgttaatgaagtaatgttgtttttatttgagggtcccatttcatgaGAGAAGATTTCAGACACTAACCGATGTGACTCAGTTCTAAGTGGCAagatgacactcgaaaacaaggggtaggggtaaaattAAGAACTGGGATTGGGCCTTCAATTGCCTGTTGCCTGTAATCCTTCATCGtcagaggtcactaacaggtcagagtctggacccagacgctgtcctatgcggatCTGGACCTGTatccgataaactatggagctTTATTTAA containing:
- the pmm2 gene encoding phosphomannomutase 2 is translated as MSSSEVDTATLCLFDVDGTLTAARQKATPQMQQFLSKLRQRVRVGVVGGSDLSKIKEQLGEDVIERVDYVFAENGLVAYRFGQLHSIQSIQAYLGEDILQDFINFCLNYLAKIKLPKKRGTFIEFRNGMLNVSPIGRSCSQQERIEFFELDKKEKIREKFVAVLKEEFAGKGLAFSIGGQISFDVFPEGWDKRYCLGIVEQDSYKTIHFFGDKTKPGGNDYEIYADPRTIGHEVTSPNDTQRICEELFFS